Proteins encoded together in one Plectropomus leopardus isolate mb chromosome 19, YSFRI_Pleo_2.0, whole genome shotgun sequence window:
- the arhgap27 gene encoding rho GTPase-activating protein 15 isoform X2, giving the protein MMDMYARVWPSQGAKRGLTLPVAPQVQDESLRSAVYVNVAQLRQSISESPPSAPSSYSPSYLDPEGWEVHVDEESGQEYYYHPATGRTTWDNPFLDSPTDPEPPCSPSPPQSPALSPSTASPSAWTSDWEQLVDETSGRPYFYNPTSGETSWEPPEQLSPYPPLMEPMSVHRFHEDEPPPLPEEDYPSEDYPAADQPEGHEDLLATGPPTLPKEYTLSHVSRTLIPRANLDRSTPTGWNLNVEPNGTWVFTSEHSPEQWIKSRDDRGQTYYYLRDGSKSQWNLPEVPVAPGQSRMENGVEADSPSVIKNWRHSMGPALLSSAQDDGRFVPTHRRNTSDYSSDSSSTGNSPETQHNVQNLEKAGILNKTKVCENGKKVRKNWAQTWTVLHGGVLTFHKDPKSAATGASNKTNQIVPEVTVDLRGATIGWASKDKSSKKNVLELKGKNGMEFLIQYDTESIITDWHKVLVDTIRQLEYQDHHSEEEDGDLYEKIATTERDEKSGGGIDRRRSSRPSVTHSSSNAGDNDQKRVRTKLMKFLMKRPTLQSVKEKGYIRDNVFGCHLATLCAQERTTVPSFVEKCVKAVEKRGLDIDGLYRVSGNLAVIQKLRFKADHEELDLEDGQWEDVHVITGALKLFFRELPEPLFPYSHFNKFITAIRIPDYNTKLSCMYELVRSLPPANHDTMKLLFGHLRRVIEYGEDNRMTVQNVAIVFGPTLLRPETESSNITMHMVFQNQIVEFILNEYERMF; this is encoded by the exons ATGATGGACATGTACGCCAGGGTTTGGCCAAGTCAAGGGGCCAAGCGGGGCTTGACTCTGCCGGTGGCTCCTCAG GTGCAGGATGAGAGTCTCCGCTCAGCCGTCTACGTAAACGTAGCACAACTTCGCCAGAGCATCTCCGAGTCTCCTCCCTCGGCTCCTTCGTCCTACTCTCCTTCCTACCTCGACCCGGAGGGATGGGAGGTGCACGTTGACGAAGAAAGTGGACAGGAGTACTACTACCACCCCGCCACTGGGCGCACCACCTGGGACAACCCCTTTCTCGACTCCCCCACGGACCCCGAGCCGCCTTGTTCCCCCTCGCCTCCTCAGTCTCCCGCCCTCTCTCCGTCCACCGCCTCACCCTCTGCGTGGACCTCCGACTGGGAGCAGCTGGTGGATGAGACCAGCGGACGCCCTTACTTCTACAACCCGACGTCTGGGGAGACGTCCTGGGAGCCTCCAGAGCAGCTGAGCCCGTACCCCCCTCTGATGGAGCCCATGAGCGTGCACAGGTTTCACGAGGACGAGCCG CCTCCTCTTCCTGAGGAGGACTACCCCTCAGAGGATTACCCAGCTGCTGATCAGCCAGAGGGACACGAGGATCTCCTGGCCACAGGCCCTCCCACCCTCCCTAAAGAGTACACCCTCAGTCATGTGAGCCGGACCCTCATCCCCCGGGCCAACTTGGACCGCAGCACCCCGACTGGCTGGAACCTCAACGTGGAACCGAACGGGACCTGGGTGTTCACCAGCGAGCACTCTCCAGAGCAG TGGATTAAGTCCAGAGATGATCGAGGTCAGACCTACTACTATCTGAGAGACGGCTCCAAGTCACAGTGGAACCTGCCGGAG GTCCCTGTAGCTCCAGGTCAGTCCAGGATGGAGAACGGCGTGGAGGCCGACAGCCCGTCGGTCATCAAAAACTGGAGACACTCCATGGGACCTGCGCTGCTCAGCTCAGCCCAGGATGACGGG AGGTTCGTCCCGACTCACAGGAGAAACACGTCCGACTACAGCAGCGACAGCTCCAGTACGGGAAACTCTCCAGAGACGCAGCATAAC gtgCAGAACTTGGAGAAAGCGGGAAttctcaacaaaacaaaagtgtgtgaGAACGGCAAGAAAGTAAG GAAAAACTGGGCCCAGACGTGGACGGTTCTCCACGGAGGAGTGCTGACGTTCCACAAAGACCCAAAGTCTGCAGCGACGGGGGCCTCG AACAAGACCAATCAGATTGTTCCAGAGGTCACGGTGGACCTGCGAGGAGCGACGATTGGCTGGGCCTCGAAGGACAAATCCAGCAAAAAGAATGTtttagag tTAAAAGGGAAGAACGGCATGGAGTTCCTGATACAGTACGATACAGAAAGCATCATCACCGACTGGCACAAAGTCTTAGTGGACACCATACGACAGCTG GAGTACCAGGACCATCactcagaggaggaggacggagaCTTATACGAGAAGATTGCCACCACGGAGCGAGATGAAAAGTCTGGAGGCGGCATAGACAGGCGGAGat ccTCCAGACCGAGTGTCACACACTCATCCAGCAATGCAGGAGACAACGATCAGAAGAGGGTTCGAACTAAACTGATGAAGTTCCTCATGAAACGTCCCACGCTGCAGTCTGTGAAGGAGAAAGGATACATCCGAG ACAATGTGTTTGGTTGCCATCTGGCCACATTATGTGCACAAGAGAGGACCACTGTTCCTAGTTTTGTGGAGAAATGTGTGAAAGCAGTGGAAAAGAGAG GTTTAGACATCGATGGGCTCTACAGAGTGAGCGGCAACCTCGCTGTCATTCAGAAACTTCGCTTCAAGGCCGATCACG AGGAGCTGGACCTCGAGGACGGACAGTGGGAGGACGTTCATGTCATCACCGGAGCGCTGAAGTTGTTTTTCCGAGAGCTTCCCGAGCCGCTTTTCCCATACAGCCACTTTAATAAGTTCATCACCGCCATCA gaatTCCAGATTACAACACAAAACTGTCCTGCATGTATGAGCTGGTCAGATCACTTCCTCCTGCAAATCATGACACCATGAAACTCCTTTTTGGGCATTTACGcag GGTCATTGAGTATGGAGAGGACAATCGCATGACTGTGCAGAATGTGGCGATTGTATTCGGCCCGACTCTTCTTCGGCCAGAGACGGAGTCGTCCAACATCACCATGCACATGGTGTTTCAGAACCAGATCGTGGAGTTCATCCTGAACGAATACGAGCGCATGTTCTAA